A segment of the Salmo trutta chromosome 3, fSalTru1.1, whole genome shotgun sequence genome:
AGGGAAGGCAGCAAGTTGCGACAGCAAACAGGGCATACAGAGCGCTGAGAACCTAAACAGGAAAAGGCAGGGGAGACATCATTCCCTTCCATGtgtgacaaacaaacaaatgccGTCATTATGGTTATCATTTATGATTTAGCTGACCTTCTCCTCGTATTCCCTGATGACTGGTCATCTGAGGTTTACTGTGCGGCCGTGCGGTAGGATATCACATCCGTTATAATTACAAATATTTGTCTCTGTTATTGACACAGTATCCACTATCATAGCTGTATCACAAAACCAACATAGATGGATGTGTCTGATCCGTCCAGTGTCCAGCAATCTACCCTATTTGGGAATGGGTAAGTTTCTCTTTAGTCGTTAGTTTACAAAGCCATATTTTCCCAACCAGGTGTACCCTTGCTAGAGTATTCATACAAAAGTAATTGTATTACTGCCAATGTAACTTTCAAAAAGTGGAAATTTGTGAAGTATTTTGTTTGAATTATGAGATGATTCAGAGCAGTATGATACCTCTAAAATTCAGTATCTGAAAGAAGGTCAGTTCTAGTGTTTTTAATGACTAGAGGTGCCCTGTGAAATGCTTTAACAAGACCCTTAATAATATAGGAAAACTATTGTGGTGACATCTGAGCAAGAATGGCTCCAAACAGTAGGATGCAGGTCTGCCTGTGTAAAGGTTTCTATTGGACTGGGGTGCTTGTCTGGCTAAACATTGTTTATTCTGAGACTTCCAAAAAAATGTGAAATGACAGCAACAACTTGCGGTCGTCTTTGGGTGTTGCTGTCATTTTTCCTTTGTTTGGCAGGTTCAGAATCTAGCCCCAAACATTATCCGCTTTATGAACTATTCCATCTTATCTGCCATAATAGGACAGTGATTTCCAAGTTGATTTCACGCTTGAATGACTAGGGAACAGAGCAGTCTTTGTGGACTCTTGCCATACCTGCTCGTGCAACCCAAAACTTTTCCCTATTTCTGGGATCAGTTGTTTTTAACACTGTGGCTATGACATGCTCATTGAGCATTGACAATGACTGATCTCACTGCCACATTCCTCATGTGAAGTATGGCGTAAGAGTGAGCGACAGGTAGCGAATAACTGATCTCCAACCGTTTTAGTTGCCTATATGTCTGCGGCTGGGGAAAGTCCGTTATTTGCAAGCCATATTTTTGCCTTGTAGTTTCTTTATTTAATGGTGAATGTGGCATTCGTGTTTGTGAATATCTTTGCATCATCCCCTCTTCAGTATAATAGGTAGAACATTAACAAATGGGGAGGCTGCAGTTGGGCTGAAAGTTTAAAATACAAACTCAGGATTGTGGCTTTAACAGCCTAAAGGAAACCGTTGAAAAGCTATTTTCAGAAGATTGTACTACACAGTAAGTACTAGTACCGAATGTATTCATAAATGAGCAATGAAGCAATTCTCAACCATCTGTTGTTAGATTATTTAAGAGTAGGTAACATTTTCCTGGGGAGTGTTTTTCACATTTTCTAATTTACTTCTATTTGTAGCGTTGCATGACAAGATACAATACTGGACTTATTTGGTGTTAGCTAATATGATAGTTTATTGATTTGTGTGTCGTAGCCCTACATAAGACGTTGGGACACATCTGGTCTAGAGCATCAAACCAGTGAACACTACACAGTACATCCTTTGGCTTTGTCCACCCTACTGCACAACTTGGTGTCAGTCCTTTCCCTCTTTTTACAGGGGCTTGTGATTGTCAAAATTataattggatttccattgcATTAAATGTCCAACAGCTTGCCAAAAAAATTGCAGAACACTTCTTAAAAATGTTGATGCCACAAAAGTTATTGTGACAATTGAAAATCACCGTTTAACCAAAGTGTGTATAAAAGAAGATACTCTTGATTACAatacaaatgtatataaaaagtGCATGAAATTGAAACCGATAAAGACCAATAAACAGGTCCTGTCTGGTCTGAGCAGATTCCATTCCTGTAACTTAGAGTAGGGTTTCCAAAACCTTTTCACTCAGgttccccttccagcattggagAACATCTGTCACCACCCGCGCATGAGTGCACctcgtctatttctatgggcacaagcactgttcaagacaaactgttcacacccctcttgttgctAGATTTTGTATTGTTGCAGCTTTAAAGCTTATTTCCAgccattctacacattttcccatttctaatgtgtattcatgtgatatttgagtgacaaaaaaattacaacaatatctatgggcAAAAAGAAACCGTTAGCTGACATTGACTAGTTCatgtggacatttctgacaagttataaatagctctgtAAGTAATGAAATGACTGACTTGAcgagaggaactgatgatgcactacccaattttgaaattgcaccttgtgcattctactattacaactttcaaaagtaagttgaaagccggactgagtctctcccccccccccccaccgacccgcacagtttgggaaccactgacttAGACAAGACCCATGTACTCTGCTCGACTAGGGAGCTTTCTTGTGGTTCATCTTGAGCACCGCCTAACTGTCCTGTCACCCAGTCTCCATTCAACAGGCCAACTGTACTGCACGTCAGGGCAGTCCTCCCCTTAGCCGCTGACTGTCAACACAACACACCAGACTCATGTTCAGTAACGTTCACTGATTTAAAACGTCTCACAGCGTTAAACTAACTCATACTGGACAGGTTCAGGTAGTCCCTTCCTGTTTCGGtccattttcttccgtttggtgcctaatgaacacaaccctgctcACATCACACAGTGCTCCTGTAATCCCCCTCATTGCTCGTGGAGCACCGTCAGCTCTGTCCAAAGTCTGCAAAGCCCTTGGCCCCGGAGAAGGGCTCCGGCTGCAGGGGGAAGAAGTATTGCTGGGGCAGCAAGAAGCCCGTGCTCTGGGCTGGGTGTTGGTGCATGGGCTGGTGCAGCTGGGCATGGGGGTGAGGGTGGGCGGGGGGGTGGGGATGGGGTTGCTGGCAGCCACCTGGCATGCAGGCCGTGGGGGAGGTGTAGGGGGGCGGCGGGGGTGGTGGCAGCAGCGGCTGGGGCGTGGAGGGGGAGAAGGATGCAGACACCAAGCACCCGTGCTGCTGCTGCCCCTGACCTCCGAGGGAGAAGCGGCGCACCGAGCTGCCCCCGCCAGCCGAGCTGGAGCTGGTGGTGGCCGTGCTGGACTGGCGCGAGGGGGTGCGCAGgctgggtggcgcagtggtcagGATCATGGGGATGGTCTCGGTCTGGCAGCTGCGCAGGGGGAAACGGATAGGCTGCTGTGTAGGCTGCTTGGGCCGCAGGCAGGTGCAACAGTAGACAGCAACGAGGGAGCCCACCACCACGAAGGCCACGAAGATGGAGCCCACCATCAGGAAGGGCACGTAGATGGGCTCTGCAAGGAGGAACAGGTGTTGGAATACTTGTACTTAAACTTTAACTTGAATACCTGTTTGAATACTTAAAGTCATAATTTAACCTTTCAGTAATCACAGATCTGAATACTGGTTTGATTGGTGAAGGTAATAGGGTGGTAACATTGCTTTCACCTATCAATCACTTACAGACCTGTGCTAAGCTCATGGAAACAGGGCCAATAAGAAGTAGagttcatagtttataaccctaTGTGGAGTCGGTATCACAAATATTTTCACTAAGTGTGCATAATAAACTGTATTGCAAATGTGtacagacctacagttgaagtcggaagtttacatacaccttagccaaatacatttaaactcagtttttcacaattcctgacatttaatcctagtaaaaatgccctgtcttaggtcagttaggatcaccactttattttcagaatgtgaaatgtcagaataatagtagagagagtgatttatttcagcttttatttctttcatcacattcccagtgggtcagaagtttacatacactaaattagtatttggtagcattgcctttaaattgttaaacttgggtcaaacatttcatttcaggtagcctttcacaagcttcccacaataagttgggtgaattttggtccattcgtcctgacagagctggtgtagctgagtcaggtttgtaggcctccttgcttgtacacgctttttcagttctgcccacaaattttctataggattgaggtcagggcgttgtgatggccactccaataccttgcctatgttgtccttaagccattttgccacaactttagaagtatgcttggggtcattgtccatttggaagacccatttgcgaccaagctttaacttcctgactgatgtcttgatgttgcttcaatatatctacataattttcctacctcatgatgccatctattttgtgaagtgcaccagtccctcctgcaccaaagcacccccacaacatgatgctgccacccgtgtgctttacagttgggatggtgttcttcaccttgtaaacaattgttggaaaaattacttgtgtcatgagcgatgtcctaaccgactatccaaaactatagtttgttaacaatacatttgtggagtggttgaaaaatgagtattaatgactccaacctaagtgtatgtaaacttccgacttcaactgtaggttctCTTTCTGTTTTCTACAGAATCCAGGCGTACACCTTTTTTATGGAAAGGGGTTCAGGGGAAAGGAAATTTTAGAAGACAAAGGTGAAATGTTACTCTTTACTCATCCTTTCCTAA
Coding sequences within it:
- the shisa3 gene encoding protein shisa-3 homolog; amino-acid sequence: MVRLLNYLMLGYLTWNLRISDAQGEYCHGWLDSNGNYHEGFQCPEDFDTMDATVCCGSCSLRYCCAAVDARLDQGSCTNDREQENTEFAAQPIYVPFLMVGSIFVAFVVVGSLVAVYCCTCLRPKQPTQQPIRFPLRSCQTETIPMILTTAPPSLRTPSRQSSTATTSSSSAGGGSSVRRFSLGGQGQQQHGCLVSASFSPSTPQPLLPPPPPPPYTSPTACMPGGCQQPHPHPPAHPHPHAQLHQPMHQHPAQSTGFLLPQQYFFPLQPEPFSGAKGFADFGQS